GGACTTGCTTGTATCTCGCCCATTTTTTGGCAACGCTCAAAATGCTCGCAAGTGCCTAACAGGCGCTAGCACCGGGGCCTCATGGTGGTCCGTGGTGGGAGCAGTCGGGTGGGAGTTGCTAAGTGCGAAAGTGCGAAACTAGTGCCCTGGCGAGCAGTACTTAGCTGGCGAACTGTGCAATAACAAAAAGGCCGGAGCTAATCACTCCGGCCTTTTTGGGCTTGTAACTTATCGAGCCCTTCTGAACCCGTAAGGCTACAAATATAATGAAGCTTGAATAAGTAGCTGTTGGCTGCTGGCTTTTTCGTCCCACACTTGGCTCGCCCCTTCGCCCATCTTGGGAGCATGGCAGCGTGTCAGGACGAGTTTAAGCGCCTCCTCGACGAGGAACTGGGCGACTACGCCGCCCGGGCGTTGCAGCTGCTGGCGCAGGCTAGTATGTGCTTGCGTTAATAGCGCACCAGTGGTGAGGAGAGAAAGCCTGAGATGGCCCAATTGCGCTGCATAGTTTCGGGCACTAGCCCGCTCAAGAAGGGGCACCTTTCGGGCCGCAAGCGTCGAGTATCATCAGGGCTTACGCATCAAAATTGGCCGAGTGCGTTTGCGGCCAGTGAGGTCATTTTATAACCGGTCAGAGCCTACGGATTTTTGAGTCAACTGTGCCCGCACGAGCTAGAAAAGAAGTGCAGGGTTTTTGATGCGTAAGCCCTGCGAGTATTATAGCGCTGAGCACGTCGCACAAAGGCGGTAGCGGCCATTTGCTCCCAGCCGGCACCGGTCGGTCTGCCTGGCCTAATCACTGATAACAGCTGACTGGACTGATGTGTAGTGCTCGGCAAAGCACTTGTAACCGTTTATAAAGACTCGTGCGAAGAAGTAGTAATGGCTCATGATTGAGTTGGCTAAGCGATGCTGACCTCCCCGCCCACTTCAACTAAGCCCCTCCTGTATCTAACCTTATCAGCTAGGTGCAAGCATTTTATTTTTTGGCAGATGCTTGCCGATAGCTTTTCTGAAGTATAATTGCATCACCATTCTCTCTTGATACTACTCGTCGTCATTTTCGCACTCTATTCTTTTGGTTTAAAATAATTCTGCTATACTATTCGCATGAACTGAAGCTTTATCTATCAATTCCTTTTTTAGAAAGAACTTTCGTATTACCGCTTTTTCTCTTAACTTTTCTATTGAGGCAGTTCTAGTAGCCTCAACAGGCACCCACACTAGATAATAGAAAAATTTATGTATATAAATAATTCCATGTAATGTAATATATTATACCATTCTTTGTAACGTGCATGGCTTCTCTTTACGGCTGTTCCCTCCGGCTCTCCCTGCGCACTACATGGCGTGGCCTATCCATATGGCGCATCATTCGGGTTTCGATACTAGCATTTATAGTGCTTGTAGCAGTAAAGACCCATGCCCAATCAGCCCCAACAGGCGAGGGATTAGTAGCTGACTCCGTCGAACTAAATGTGTTGCGCCAATTCTATTATGCAACAGGTGGTGACGCTTGGTATTATAAAGGCGGGTGGCTACAAGGGAATACATTGGCTGATGCCGCATTATGGAATGGTGTTACAGTAAGTAATGGAGATATTACAGGATTATCAATATACTACAACAATCTCAGGGGCGCTCTACCTAGTGTCATACTAGGACGCCTCTCGCAGCTACAAAAGCTGGACCTGCGTGGAAATCAACTTAGCGGCTCCCTGCCGGCTGAGTGGAGTCAACTCTCTCAGCTGCAATTTCTAGGACTGAGCGATAATCAGCTCAGCGGCACGTTGCCACCTGAGTGGAGCCAGTTCGCTCAGTTGCAAACCCTGTTATTATACGGGAATCAACTCAGCGGCTCCCTACCGGCTGAGTGGAGCCAGCTCGCTCAGCTGCAAGATCTAACGGTAGGTGGAAATCAACTCAGCGGCTCTTTGCCGGCTGAGTGGAGTCAACTCTCTCAGCTGCAATTTCTAGGACTGAACGATAATCAGCTCAGCGGCACGTTGCCACCTGAGTGGGCCCAGCTCTCCCAACTGTACTGGCTAGAGTTGAATGCTAATCAATTCACTGGCACGCTACCCCCCGAGTGGGGCCAGTTTTCCCAACTGCAAAATCTATACCTGAGTAATAATCAGCTCAGCGGCACGTTGCCACCTGAGTGGGCCCAGCTCTCCCAACTGTACTACTTAGACCTGGATGATAATCTACTCAGCGGCCCCCTGCCAGCCGAGTGGAGCCAATTATCTCAATTAGTCTATCTAATAGTTTATAATAACCAGCTCAGTGGCTCCCTGCCAGCGGCCTGGGGTCAGCTTTCCCAATTACAATCGCTAGAACTGAGTGGGAATCACCTCAACGGCTCGCTGCCGGCAGCCTGGAGCCAGCTCTCCCAGTTACAAAACCTGTGGCTAAATAATAATCAGCTCAGTGGCGCGCTGCCCGCAGAGTGGGGGCAACTTTCCCTTCTGCGAGACCTTGAGCTGAGTACTAATCAGCTTAGTGGATCGCTACCGCCTGAATGGAACCAGTTCTCCCAATTGACTTATCTGAACCTCGCGGTTAATCAACTCAGCGGTTTGCTGCCACCCGAGTGGAGCCAGTTTTCCAACTTGGTCTATTTGGACTTGAATAGTAATCAACTCAACGGCTCCTTGCCGGCTGAGTGGAGCCAGTTCGCTCAGTTGCAAGTTCTAGCGCTTAATACTAATCAACTCAGCGGCTCGCTGCCAGCTGAATGGGGGCAATTCTCTCACCTAAATTATCTTGATCTCAGTAATAATCAACTCAGCGGCTCGTTGCCAGCCGAGTGGGGACAGCTAGCCCAACTATACACTTTATCTCTCAGTAGAAATCAACTCAGCGGTTCTGTACCAATTGAGTGGGGGCAGCTAACTCGGTTGAACACGCTAAACCTGGATCGTAACCAACTCAGCGGTGACCTATCTGTCGCATTGGCTAAACTAGTAAATACAAACCACATACAGCTGAGCTACAACCAATTTACCAGTCTGCCGGATTTAAGCGTTAATGAATACTTAGAGCTCTATGTAGACCATAATCAGTTAGATTTTAAGTGGCTGGAACCATACACATATGGCTATAATGACGATATTATAAGTGATTTTGAATTCGCTCACCAGACTTTGTCTGCTGAGGAGCAAACGCTGACATTTACTATCGGGCAGTCCTTCAGCTTGCCCTCTGGCGTTGGGGGGCGCCATTCATACTATAGGTGGCAACGGCTGATTGACGGTACCTGGCAACCCATTGGATACAACGGGTCCACGTACACGAACAGCAGCGCTCAGGCTACCGATGCCGGCTATTACCGCTGTGCCGTCACAAACAGCCGCCTATATGGAATGACGCTATACTCCCGGCCCTGGCATGTGTCGGTTGCCCAGAATCTTCCCCCTGATAATCCCAGTGACGATTTGAATCGGAACTGGACGCTGGAGCGCAGCTTCGACGGCAATGGCCAGGTAGTCGCCGAAAGCAAGCAGTTTACCGATGGCCTGGGTCGCGCTACCCAGGCGCAAGCCCGTAACGCCGCCACGCAGCAGGTGTTTGCCGCGCAGACCATCTACAGTACGGGGGGCCAGCCCGTGCTGCAAACCCTGGCTGCCCCGATTAACAATCAGAGCTTTGCCTACCAGGAAACCTTTGTAACGGCTACCGTCAACGGACAATCTACGCCCTACGGACCGACTCATTTTGAGGACGCCCCTGCCAATACGCCTAGGGCGGTAGATGCCACGGCCCCTGGTACGCTAGGTTACTACTACAGCCAGCTTAACAGTCAGGAACCGCTCACGCCCATTACCAGCTATCCCTATAGCCTGGTTGAGCCCTACAAGGGACCACTCGGGGGCACCAAGCGCGCCGCTAGTCCGGGCGACGAGCTGCACATGGGTAAGGGCCGCGAGGCAAAAGGCCGTGACTTTCTCGTGCGCAAGGAGTTCGACGACTACCTCGCGCTGCGGCCCTATTTTATTCCGGGCAGCCCGCTGACTACCCTCGAATATCAGGCGCTGAAATCGGTTAGTGTCAACGCCGATGGCCGCGAGAGTATCGTTGTGAGCAATAAAGAGGGGCAAGCGCTGGTCAGTTGCCTGAGCGGCCCCCAGTACCCGGCCCGGCCCTTCTTTGGCTTTATCAGCTCCGAGGCCACCAATGGCTTCGATACGAACGCCCCGGCCTACGAGGATATTCATATTCCGGCAGCGGGCGCGCAGGATGTGAAATTCACGATGGGCAAGAATTATCTGGCTGGGGGCCGGGTCCTGGTCCAGAATTTAATAAGCGAGGATACCATTAGCTACCGGATTGCGGGAAAACTAGACGGCAGCGAGCCGGAACTACATATTACGCTCGACCCCGGCTTTTACCGCTTCGTTTCCGTTACGGGGACGCAGTGGTGCTATTACGAACTTCATTACGGTAACCTGAGCTATAGCTACTACGACGACGCAGGGCGCGTAGTCGCCACGGTAGCCCCCAACGGCCTGGCCGCCGAAACGAAAAAAGCGCCGAAGCCCGTGGAGGGAGCCGTGGGGTACTGGCCCCTAAATGAGGGCAGTGGAGCTTCGGTAGCGGACGGGTCCGGCAATAACCTAACGGGAACCCTGCAAAACCAGCCCACCTGGAGTACGGATGGGCCACCCGGCAGCAGCGGCAGCCTGCTCTTTGACGGCCAGTCCAGCTACGTGCAGGTTGCCAGCGCACCAGCCGTGTGCATGAGTACTACTATGAGTATGGAGGCCTGGATTTATCCGACCAGCAATGCCAATGGCATTATTCTCAATAAGGAAAACGAGTACGAGCTGGCGCGCTTTCCGGATGGCTCCATCCAGTGGGCGTTCCAGAACACGGTGCCTGGCTGGAATTGGGTAAGCACGGGAATTAGCGCGCCGCTCAACCAGTGGTCACGCATCAGTCTTACCTACAACAATGGCGAGATTCGGGCGTATCTGAATGGCCAGCAGGTAGGGGGGGCGTATGCCGGCAGCGGGGCGATTGATCCAAACGCGACCTACGCGGGGACAGACTTTCGAATAGGGGGACGTACGGCATTAAGTCAATTTTTTCAGGGGGCCATTGCCGAAGTACGGGTCTGGAATACGGTTCATCCGCCTTCGCCGCAGCTCAGCCCGCCAAGCCCGGGCGGGGTAACGTTTCTGACCCGCACTACCTACGACACGAGTGGGCGCTTGCTGGCGACGGAAAGCAACGACGAGGGCCGCTCGGAATACGTCTATGCCCAGGATGGGCGCATTCGCTTCTCGCAAAGTGCCTTGCAACGCCCAGCTGGTCGCTTCTCCTTTTCCAACTACGATGAAATAGGCCGGGTAGTGGAGTCGGGCGAGTATACCCCTGGCGCGGGCACTGCCACTGTTTTTGAGAACCACCTCACTGCAACGCCGGCGGCCACCAGTGTACTGCAGCCGGCCCTGCTCGAAGAGCGGATGCCAACCAATAGCCTGGCTGCGGCCAATTGTGCCCAGCGTAACCGCGTGTGGTATGACCTGCCCTTTGACGGCAGCGTTGGTAGCCAAGGGTTGGATAGTCAATTGGGTGGCCGTCAGCAGCAGTTTGTGGTAGGCGCCGTGGCCAAAACGCAGAACGACAACGTCACAACCTGGTACAGCTACGACGAGCTGGGCCGCGTGACGTGGGTCGTGCAGGACATTGTCGGGGTCGGGGTGAAAACACTCGACTACCAGTATGATTTCAGCGGCAACGTGTTGCAGGTGGCCTATCAAAAGCAGCAGTCCGATAGCTTCTACCACTACTATAGCTACGACGCCGCCCAGCGCCTGACGACGGTCTACACGGGTACGGACGGGCTCACCCGCACCCTCCAGGCCCAGTACAGCTACTACCTGCACGGCCCGCTGAAGCGGGTGCAGGTAGCGGGCAATCTGCAGGGCGTGGACTACGTGTATACCCTACAGGGAACCCTCAAAAGTATTAACCATGCTACGGCGGCGCTCGAGCCGGGACAGGATTCCCCCGCTACCAACGGGGTGTATAAAGACCTGTTTGCCCTCACCCTGGAATACTTCAGCGGCGACTACCGTAGTAGCAGCCTCGACGTTCCTGCCCCCTCCTTGCCCGGGACCAGCGTGGCTGACCGCTTCGACGGCACTATCCGTAGCGCCAGTTGGCGGACGGGTGCCAGCGCCGATATTCAGCGCCTGGCCTACACCTACGATGAGAAAAGCCAGCTCCAAAACTCGACTTATAGCAACTGGCAACTACTCAATAAGGCCTACCAGTTGAATGGCGCCTCGACCAACAGTTTTCAGGAGGGCGGCCTGCGCTACGACCCGAACGGCAATCTGCAGTCGCTGCGGCGTACCAATCAGGTGGGGGCCGTCACCGATAACTTCAGCTACACCTACAAGCCCAATACGAATCAACTCGCGGAAGTCCACACGGGCAGCTCCAGCGGCAGCACGGTGTTGGATTATGACTACGACGAGCTGGGCCAAATGACCCGGCAGCGGGACGAGCAGGGGCAGCGCTATTTCACCTACGATGTGACGGGTAAAACGACGGGTGTGTACCTCGACCTGGCCCACCAGCAGCCGGTGGTCACGTTTGCCTACGATGACCGTGGCTTCCGTGTGCGCCAGACGGTGTACCCGGCCGGGGGGCAGCTGCCTCGACCACCTACTACGTGCGTGATGTGGCTGGTAATATCCTCTCCGTGTATGCCCAGCCGACCCCGGTGGCGGCACTGCTGCGTACGGAGGTGCCCGTGTACGGCTCCGGCCGGCTGGGCACGCTGACCCACCTGGATAACGGGAGCGACGACTACCGCTACGAGCTGACTGACCAGGTGGGCAATGCGCGCGTGATTTTCCATCGCCCTACCACCACCGTACAGGTGGAGACGATGGAGCTGAACCAGGTACCCCTTCAAGCTGTCTTCCTGAACGATGACCTCTACCGGGTGGCCGTGAGCGGCGCTCCGAGCGGAAACTTTGTGGCCCGCCTGACGGACTCGCAGCCTGCCGGCCAGGAGCTCAAGCGGGTGCTGACAGTCACCCGAGGCGACACCATTACGTTCTCCGCCCTGGGCCAATGGAAGCAGAATGCCGCCGCCGGGGGCACCAGCGCCACGCCCTTTATCCTAGCCGGCGCGGGGGCTGGGGTCAATTCGCTCTCGCAGCGCGGGGCGGATGGCCAAGGAACAACCTACCCCACGAACTCGCCGAACTGGCTCTCGCTGCTCTCCGTAGGGCTGGGCTTCACCCTGGGCCAGAGTACGCAACCAGCTACCCTAGGAGCTACTTCGCTGGAAGGCTGGATTAAATACCGGGTGCTGGATGCGCAAGGCAACCCCATGCTGGATACGCAAGGCCATCCCCTGGCCGGCGTCGATTACCTGCTCGGCACGGGGCAGTGGGAATACTTGCAAACTGCCGTGCGCGTGCCCCAGAACGGTACCATCGAAGTGACGGCCGGCACCTCGGGCACGGGCGAAGCGGTGTACTTTGATAACCTGCGGGTGGAGCAGACCGGCGGCCTCATCGTGCAGGAGCAGCACCAGTATACCTTTGGAGCGCCCCTGCCGGGCTTGAGTTACACCGTGGGCAACAAGCGCTACCGCTACGGTTATCAAGGGCAGTATGCTGAGCATGATAGCCTAACGGGCTTTGATAGCTTTGAGTTGCGTATGTACAACAGCCGAGTTGGGCGCTGGCTCAGCTACGACCCGGAAGGGCAGTATAGCTCGCCTTATGTAGGTATGGGCAACAACCCTATTTCAAGAATTGACCCAACAGGAGGACTAGATGGAGGTGGCATTGGTGGTTTTTTCAGCCGACTATTTAATGGAGGTGAAGCCGTAGCCTTGAACACTGTTTCAGTATCGGCTACTCAGGCTGATGTAGCAGCAGCTTGGGCATCTGTTGGTCAGAGATTAGTAACGGCCTCGAGCCATTCTATAATAGGAATATTAGGCAGGGCTGTGGGTGTATTAGGTGACGCTATTGCTGCTCCTGGTAGAGAACAAATGCTTGCTCAGCAAAGAAAGAGCTATTTTGAGGCTAATATCAGGTCTACACGAGAAGCTGAAGCCCATGGTATTAGTGACGATTTATTACATTTATCATACAAGTTTAATAGATTGGCTGCTTTTCGAGGCCCAATTGGGGGGACCATACCTGGTATCGAATTCATGAGTGTGGGGGGTGAACTAGGCGCTATAACAGTACTAGGAGAAGATGCGCTTACTATACGCAATAAAGGCCGACTTTTACCAGAACAAGGTGTTCACCAAGTTTTAGTTCATGGGGAGTATAATGTTGTTCGGATAAGCAATGTAACTCCTATGACTGCCCAAGAATTAAGTGATTATTTAACAGCAAACGGCCATGTCCCAGGCACGCCTATAAGATTAATAGCGTGCTATACTGGTGGCGATGTTACAGGTGTTGCTGCT
The sequence above is drawn from the Hymenobacter baengnokdamensis genome and encodes:
- a CDS encoding LamG-like jellyroll fold domain-containing protein; translated protein: MTLYSRPWHVSVAQNLPPDNPSDDLNRNWTLERSFDGNGQVVAESKQFTDGLGRATQAQARNAATQQVFAAQTIYSTGGQPVLQTLAAPINNQSFAYQETFVTATVNGQSTPYGPTHFEDAPANTPRAVDATAPGTLGYYYSQLNSQEPLTPITSYPYSLVEPYKGPLGGTKRAASPGDELHMGKGREAKGRDFLVRKEFDDYLALRPYFIPGSPLTTLEYQALKSVSVNADGRESIVVSNKEGQALVSCLSGPQYPARPFFGFISSEATNGFDTNAPAYEDIHIPAAGAQDVKFTMGKNYLAGGRVLVQNLISEDTISYRIAGKLDGSEPELHITLDPGFYRFVSVTGTQWCYYELHYGNLSYSYYDDAGRVVATVAPNGLAAETKKAPKPVEGAVGYWPLNEGSGASVADGSGNNLTGTLQNQPTWSTDGPPGSSGSLLFDGQSSYVQVASAPAVCMSTTMSMEAWIYPTSNANGIILNKENEYELARFPDGSIQWAFQNTVPGWNWVSTGISAPLNQWSRISLTYNNGEIRAYLNGQQVGGAYAGSGAIDPNATYAGTDFRIGGRTALSQFFQGAIAEVRVWNTVHPPSPQLSPPSPGGVTFLTRTTYDTSGRLLATESNDEGRSEYVYAQDGRIRFSQSALQRPAGRFSFSNYDEIGRVVESGEYTPGAGTATVFENHLTATPAATSVLQPALLEERMPTNSLAAANCAQRNRVWYDLPFDGSVGSQGLDSQLGGRQQQFVVGAVAKTQNDNVTTWYSYDELGRVTWVVQDIVGVGVKTLDYQYDFSGNVLQVAYQKQQSDSFYHYYSYDAAQRLTTVYTGTDGLTRTLQAQYSYYLHGPLKRVQVAGNLQGVDYVYTLQGTLKSINHATAALEPGQDSPATNGVYKDLFALTLEYFSGDYRSSSLDVPAPSLPGTSVADRFDGTIRSASWRTGASADIQRLAYTYDEKSQLQNSTYSNWQLLNKAYQLNGASTNSFQEGGLRYDPNGNLQSLRRTNQVGAVTDNFSYTYKPNTNQLAEVHTGSSSGSTVLDYDYDELGQMTRQRDEQGQRYFTYDVTGKTTGVYLDLAHQQPVVTFAYDDRGFRVRQTVYPAGGQLPRPPTTCVMWLVISSPCMPSRPRWRHCCVRRCPCTAPAGWAR
- a CDS encoding RHS repeat-associated core domain-containing protein, giving the protein MAGNILSVYAQPTPVAALLRTEVPVYGSGRLGTLTHLDNGSDDYRYELTDQVGNARVIFHRPTTTVQVETMELNQVPLQAVFLNDDLYRVAVSGAPSGNFVARLTDSQPAGQELKRVLTVTRGDTITFSALGQWKQNAAAGGTSATPFILAGAGAGVNSLSQRGADGQGTTYPTNSPNWLSLLSVGLGFTLGQSTQPATLGATSLEGWIKYRVLDAQGNPMLDTQGHPLAGVDYLLGTGQWEYLQTAVRVPQNGTIEVTAGTSGTGEAVYFDNLRVEQTGGLIVQEQHQYTFGAPLPGLSYTVGNKRYRYGYQGQYAEHDSLTGFDSFELRMYNSRVGRWLSYDPEGQYSSPYVGMGNNPISRIDPTGGLDGGGIGGFFSRLFNGGEAVALNTVSVSATQADVAAAWASVGQRLVTASSHSIIGILGRAVGVLGDAIAAPGREQMLAQQRKSYFEANIRSTREAEAHGISDDLLHLSYKFNRLAAFRGPIGGTIPGIEFMSVGGELGAITVLGEDALTIRNKGRLLPEQGVHQVLVHGEYNVVRISNVTPMTAQELSDYLTANGHVPGTPIRLIACYTGGDVTGVAAQLAEHIHAPVTAPLNRVVVLQGGRLFTEDGIWRTFFPDGTFIKVPAP